A window of the Brassica napus cultivar Da-Ae chromosome A2, Da-Ae, whole genome shotgun sequence genome harbors these coding sequences:
- the LOC106415704 gene encoding BAG family molecular chaperone regulator 1-like, whose protein sequence is MMKMMRNKPTNLPATSGGRESGGHDWEMRPGGMLVQKRNPDSDPVGAPPPPMIRVKIKYGSLYHEMSISPQASFGGLKKMLSGPTGIHHQDQKLMYKEKERDSKAFLDVSGVKDKSKMVLIEDPISQEKRFLEMKKIAKTEKASKAISDISLEVDRLGGRVSAFEMVINKGGKVAEKDLVTVIELLMNELVKLDGIVAEGDVKLQRKMQATRVQNYVEALDVLKVKNSIMANGQQKQPKGRRLATIQEDSNGQRQEQKPIQALMGMPINYKHKKQEIVEEPRNSGPGPNLMDSSTKWKTFDHHAATPLSSITANNHAIPPRFNWEFFD, encoded by the exons atgatgaagatgatgaggaaCAAACCGACAAATCTTCCGGCGACTTCTGGCGGCAGGGAGTCAGGCGGTCATGATTGGGAAATGAGACCCGGTGGAATGTTGGTTCAGAAGCGTAACCCGGATTCGGATCCTGTCGGAGCTCCACCACCACCGATGATCAGAGTCAAAATCAAGTACGGTTCGCTCTACCATGAGATGAGCATTAGTCCTCAAGCTTCATTTG GGGGGCTAAAGAAAATGTTAAGTGGACCAACGGGTATTCACCATCAAGACCAGAAACTAATgtacaaagagaaagagagagattcaAAGGCCTTTCTTGACGTTTCCGGAGTGAAAGACAAATCCAAGATGGTGCTTATAGAAGACCCCATTAGCCAAGAGAAACGCTTtttggagatgaagaagatcgccaaaaccgaaaaggCGTCTAAAGCGATCTCCGATATTAGCCTTGAAGTTGACAGACTCGGAGGACGT GTTTCGGCGTTTGAGATGGTTATAAATAAAGGAGGAAAAGTCGCCGAGAAAGATCTTGTTACGGTGATCGAATTGTTGATGAATGAGTTGGTAAAGTTGGATGGGATTGTAGCTGAAGGAGATGTGAAGTTGCAAAGAAAAATGCAg gcGACGAGAGTGCAGAATTATGTGGAAGCACTCGATGTTTTGAAAGTGAAGAACTCAATAATGGCTAATGGGCAGCAGAAACAGCCAAAAGGTCGGAGACTTGCAACGATTCAAGAAGATAGCAATGGACAGAGGCAAGAGCAGAAACCTATACAAGCACTTATGGGCATGCCTATAAACTACAAACACAAGAAGCAAGAGATTGTGGAGGAGCCTAGAAATTCAGGACCAGGACCAAATCTGATGGATTCTTCTACTAAATGGAAAACATTTGATCATCATGCTGCCACTCCATTGAGCTCGATCACCGCAAATAATCACGCCATCCCGCCAAGGTTCAATTGGGAATTCTTTGATTGA